The following coding sequences lie in one Homalodisca vitripennis isolate AUS2020 chromosome X, UT_GWSS_2.1, whole genome shotgun sequence genomic window:
- the LOC124369553 gene encoding uncharacterized protein LOC124369553 — protein sequence MSVSAMSADNKVTTRNPAKSGKPETPEPASLQSIDDKLNSIINILRKHTDDIQDIKKEQKDLAASIELCHTNISDVKQLVTKQDSKITACEDELTQPRPIIVKFVSRLDKDDFWNKRKVRRNLRATDLGYSSEKSIYINESLTPANRELLKMTREAAKQKGYNQVWTTNCSIFVRREKGSPVIKITSSTDLQRM from the exons ATGTCAGTGAGCGCCATGTCAGCTGACAACAAGGTCACGACGCGTAACCCGGCTAAGTCAGGAAAACCGGAGACGCCCGAGCCTGCTTCACTACAGTCTATTGATGATAAGTTGAACtccataataaatattctacgCAAACATACAGATGACATACAGGACATTAAAAAGGAACAGAAAGATTTAGCTGCTTCTATTGAGCTGTGCCATACTAACATCAGTGATGTGAAACAACTTGTAACCAAACAGGACTCGAAAATAACTGCTTGTGAGGATGAACTG ACTCAGCCCAGACCCATCATCGTAAAGTTTGTGAGCCGACTCGATAAAGATGACTTCTGGAACAAGAGGAAGGTCAGACGAAACCTCAGAGCTACCGATCTCGGCTACAGCAGCGAGAAATCTATTTACATAAATGAATCGCTAACACCTGCCAACCGAGAGCTGCTGAAGATGACGAGGGAGGCTGCCAAGCAGAAGGGTTATAACCAAGTGTGGACGACCAACTGCTCCATCTTTGTACGACGAGAGAAGGGATCGCCGGTCATCAAGATCACGTCTTCCACGGATCTCCAACGCATGTAG